The nucleotide sequence ATCTTGGCGAAGTTCAAGGTGCCAAGGTCGCAACCAATCAGCGCGCCGCCGTTGAAGACCATTTTCGGCAGCGAGTTCAAACCACCTTTGCAAATGGCGCGTGCACCGTAAGCAACGCGTTTACCGCCTTCAAGGTATTGGGCAATTACCGGATGATGCTTGTAGCGTTGGAACTCATCGAACGGCGACAGGTGCGGGTTGCTGTATGAAAGGTCGACAATAAAACCAACCACAACCTGGTTATTTTCCAGGTGATAGAGGAAGGAGCCCCCGGTGTTTTCGCTGCCGACGATATCCAGCGGCCAACCGGCAGTGTGGACCACCAAACCTTGCTCATGCTTGGCTGGATCGACGTCCCAAATTTCCTTAATGCCGATACCGTAATGCTGAGCATCAGCGTCGGAATCGAGGTCGAATTTTTTGATCAGTTGTTTGCCAATATGGCCACGGCAGCCTTCGGCAAACAGGGTGTATTTAGCACGCAACTCCATACCTGGCGTATAGTAACCCTCTTTAGGGTTGCCTTCACGGTCGACGCCAAGGTCGCCAGTGAGAATGCCGTAAACCGAACCATTTTCGTCGATCAGGGCTTCTTGGGCGGCGAAGCCTGGGTAGATTTCTACACCAAGATTTTCAGCTTGCTGCGCCAACCAGCGGCAAAAATTAGCCAAAGAGATGATGAAGTTGCCATGGTTGTGCATGGTCTTGGGCACAAACAGATCAGGGATCTTGCTGGCCTTTTCTGCGTTCTTGAGAACGTAGATGTCGTCGCGCTTAACCGGCGTGTTCAGCGGTGCGCCGAGCTCTTTCCAGTCTGGGAACAGTTCATTCAATGCGCGCGGCTCGAATACCGCACCGGAAAGAATGTGTGCGCCGACTTCGGAGCCTTTTTCGACCACGCAGACGCTGATTTCTTTACCGGCTTCGGCGGCTTTCTGCTTCAGTCGGCAGGCGGCGGACAAACCAGCAGGGCCGGCGCCGACGATGACGACGTCGAATTCCATAAATTCGCGTTCCACAGGCTATCTCCTACTCAGGCTCTCTAATTTTATTTGGCGATCAAGCTCGTTCCTTGAGCGACGCTGGATCATTATATCTGCCCGCTTGCAACGGGCCAATACAAACGTTTGTTTGAATTTCCTGTAGGGTTGTTAGAATCCTACTACATCGGTGACGATTGGCCACTGGGTCGTATTGACCAGCCTAGGTCCTACCGTCAATATACGAGCGTTTTATGTCTGCCATTACTGGCTGACCTCCGGTCCCGGCCGGCTTGCAGTTCCCGCCATGTTCGCTTCTGGCGACATTCTTATTCACCGGAGAGTAACGAGGAATCCATGAAGGTTCTTGTAGCTGTCAAACGAGTGGTCGACTACAACGTTAAAGTACGTGTCAAAGCGGACAATAGCGGCGTTGATCTTGCCAACGTCAAGATGTCGATGAATCCCTTCTGCGAAATCGCCGTGGAAGAAGCTGTACGCCTGAAAGAAAAAGGCGTGGCGAGCGAAATTATTGTTGTCACCATCGGTCCGACTACTGCTCAAGAGCAGCTGCGCACCGCACTGGCACTGGGCGCTGATCGTGCCATCCTGGTTGAGTCGGCGGATGAGCTGAACTCCTTGGCCGTTGCCAAGTTGTTGAAAGCTGTTGTCGATAAAGAGCAGCCACAGTTGGTGATTTTGGGCAAACAGTCCATCGACAGCGACAACAATCAAACCGGCCAAATGCTCGGTGCGTTGACTGGTTTTGCTCAGGGTACATTCGCCTCTAAGGTTGAAGTGGCCGGCGACAAGGTTCACGTAACCCGTGAAATCGACGGCGGTCTGCAGACTGTTGCGTTGAGCTTGCCGGCGATTGTGACCACCGACCTGCGCCTCAATGAGCCGCGCTATGCGTCGTTGCCGAACATCATGAAAGCTAAGAAAAAGCCCCTGGAAACAGTCACTCCGGCTGACCTAGGCGTTTCTACCGCATCCACCGTCAAGACCATTAAAGTCGAGGCGCCTGCTACACGCAGCGCCGGCATCAAGGTCAAGTCAGTGGCTGAACTGGTTGAGAAATTGAAGAACGAGGCGAAGGTAATCTAAATGACTATCCTGGTTATCGCTGAACACACCAATGCCACCCTAGCTCCGGCCACACTTAACACTGTGGCGGCTGCTGTAAAAATCGGTGGTGACATCCATGTTCTGGTTGCAGGTGCTGCGTGCGCTGCTGCCGCCGAAGCCGCTGGCAAAATCGCTGGCGTAGCCAAAGTACTGGTCGCTGACAATGCCGCTTTCGCGCACCAGTTGCCGGAAAACATTGCACCGCTGGTAGCGGAATTGGGCAAGGCTTACAGTCACATTCTGGCTGCTGCCACCAGCAACGGTAAAAACGTCCTGCCGCGCGTTGCTGCTGCGCTGGATGTGGATCAGATCTCGGAAATAATCGCAGTAGATAGCGCTGATACCTTCAAGCGTCCTATCTATGCGGGCAACGCCATCGCCACTGTGCAGTCGTCTGCTGCTGTAAAAGTTATCACCGTACGCGCCACGGGTTTTGATCCGGTTGCTGCCGAAGGTGGCAGTGCTGCTATTGAAGCCGTTGCTGTTGGCGGTGATGCGGGTATATCGGCGTTCGTCGGCGAAGAGCTGGCCAAGTCTGACCGTCCAGAGTTGACTGCTGCCAAGATCGTCGTTTCCGGCGGCCGTGGCATGCAGAACGGTGAAAACTTCAAGCACCTGTACACCCTGGCCGACAAACTTGGTGCTGCTGTTGGTGCATCGCGCGCCGCCGTTGACGCAGGCTTTGTTCCGAACGATATGCAGGTCGGTCAGACCGGTAAGATCGTCGCTCCACAGCTGTATATCGCCGTTGGTATTTCCGGCGCGATTCAGCACTTGGCCGGCATGAAAGACTCCAAAGTGATCGTCGCGATCAACAAGGATGAAGAAGCGCCGATCTTCCAGGTGGCTGATTACGGCCTTGTGGCTGACCTGTTCGAAGCTGTGCCTGAGCTGGAAAAACTGGTTTAAGCCAGTTTTCTAGCCCAAAAAACCCGCTCAGTGAGCGGGTTTTTTTATCTCTATCGGTTTTGCGTGTTCTGCACGGTTAGCAGAAAGGTTCGATAATGCTGGGCGGTTAACTCAGGGCGCTCAATCATTGGTGCATGGCCAGTTTCTGGCAGGATGACTGCGCTTGAATGACGCAGCAGCGGTTGCATGACGGCAACACTGGAAACATCCAATACCCTGTCTTCTGCGCCCCAGATGATCAATGTCGGCGCCAGGATTTTTGCTAACTGCGGCTCCAGCGGGATATATCGCTCAGTCAAATGGGCAAAGACCGTATCGTAGTGCGCACTGTTGCTGATGGCCTGCTCGGCAAAATAGCGTTTGAGTGATGGCGGCAGGTAGGGCGGCTGCACGAAGACAAATTCCAATAACCGTTGAAAGTCGTCAGGGCTTCTGACCACCAGCGGGTTAGGTTCGCTGCGTTGCAAGCGTTGGCGTAACTCGCTGGGTTGCGGTGAGCTGATGCCGGCGTTGTCGAGCAGCGCCAAGGAACGTATATTTTGCGGATAGCGCGCAGCATACAGCGCACTGATATGGCCGCCCATTGAGTTGCCGATCAAATGCGGCTGGGTAAGCCCCAGCGCATCAATCACGTCGGCCAAGCGCTCGGTCTGAGTGCCAATGTCATAGCTGCCCAAGGGTTTACTGCTGGCACCAAAGCCCGGGAGGTCGAGGGCTATAACTCGATAGTCTTGGCTTAGATAGCGGGCTAAGCGCAGCCAGTTATCTTTATTGGCAGCAAAGCCGTGCACCATCAGAATGGTTGCTGCGTTACTCGGTCCGCCCTCGTAATAATGAATGTTAAGATCGCCCACCCCGATCTGCTTGAGCGTAAGGCCGGCGCGTTGTCGCTCAACCAGCTGTATGCCTGCCAATAAGGTTGCGGGTGAGAGATAGAGCAGGGCAGCGCTACCAACAAGCAGAAAGATCAAGCCAGCAATTAGTTTTTTCATTATCGTGCTCAATCGTGAATTTCTGTGCGTGCGTTATAAGCTAGCATGATGCATGTACGTTTTGATCTGCATGCGCAGACGCCCATCTAAGGTTAAGTCGAGAAGTTGCCAATGCGTGAGCGTGGTCTGTATAAGTCGGTTTTGCTGCTGTTCGGCTTCTTGCTGATGCCGGCTGTAACCTATGCCGCCGGCAAGTGCGAACGTTTGGTGGCGACCGGTAACCCGGAATACCCGCCGTACCTCTGGCGTGACCCAAAAAATCCGCAGCAGCTAATCGGTGCTAATGCCGATTTACTCCAGCACCTGGCCAAGGAGTTGGGTGTGGTTGTGGATATCATCTACACCGGGCCTTGGTCTCGCGCCCAAGATGAAGTCAGAACGGGTCGTGTTGACCTGATAGCGGGTGCATTCCTCACCATGCCACGCTTGGGCGTTATGGATTACGTGCATCCGGCGTTTTACTACACGCCAAGTGTGGTGTGGGTGCATCGCGGTTCAGAGTTTCCCTATGCGGGTTGGGAAGACCTGCGTAATCGTACCGGCGATACGTTGGTCAACAACAGTTTTGGTCAGCAGTTTGATGCCTATGCCAAGAGCAACCTGACCTTGGAGGGCGTTTCCAGTTTGACCCAAGCGTTCCAAAAGCTCTTGTTGGGGCGAACGGATTACGTCCTTTACGAGCGTTATCCAGGACAGGCACTGGCCGATAGCCTTGGTATGCAGGACGATCTGTTGGTGCTCGATCCGCCAGTTTCCAGTGAAGGCCTGTACCTGACGTTGTCACATAATTCGGTCTGCAACGATGCGTGGCTGCGTGGCATGTTGGCTAAGAAGATGACTGAGGCAGTGGCCAGTGGCTTGCCGGATGTCTTGCGCGAGCGCAACTTGCAGCGCTGGAAAGATCAACAGCTCACAGCCTCCGGTGACGCTGAACAGTAGGGAATTTCTGTGATTTATCGACTTATCTGTGCGGCATTGCTGCCGCTCATGCTCATGCTCAGCGCCTGTGCCTCTGACCCCGCGCCTACTGAGCAGCTGCGCTTATCTGAGCAAGCGCTCAGCCAGGCCAAGGCGCTGGGTATTTCCACCGAGCAATCGCCTTCGCTGCGGCTGGCTGAGGAAAAGCTCGCCCTGGCGCAAGCGGCTATGCAGGACCAAGACTACAAGCAGGCACGCGTTCTTGCCGAGCAGGCAGAACTGGATGCGCGCTTGGCCGAAGCGGAGCATTT is from Pseudomonas sp. TMP9 and encodes:
- a CDS encoding transporter substrate-binding domain-containing protein gives rise to the protein MRERGLYKSVLLLFGFLLMPAVTYAAGKCERLVATGNPEYPPYLWRDPKNPQQLIGANADLLQHLAKELGVVVDIIYTGPWSRAQDEVRTGRVDLIAGAFLTMPRLGVMDYVHPAFYYTPSVVWVHRGSEFPYAGWEDLRNRTGDTLVNNSFGQQFDAYAKSNLTLEGVSSLTQAFQKLLLGRTDYVLYERYPGQALADSLGMQDDLLVLDPPVSSEGLYLTLSHNSVCNDAWLRGMLAKKMTEAVASGLPDVLRERNLQRWKDQQLTASGDAEQ
- a CDS encoding electron transfer flavoprotein-ubiquinone oxidoreductase; translation: MEREFMEFDVVIVGAGPAGLSAACRLKQKAAEAGKEISVCVVEKGSEVGAHILSGAVFEPRALNELFPDWKELGAPLNTPVKRDDIYVLKNAEKASKIPDLFVPKTMHNHGNFIISLANFCRWLAQQAENLGVEIYPGFAAQEALIDENGSVYGILTGDLGVDREGNPKEGYYTPGMELRAKYTLFAEGCRGHIGKQLIKKFDLDSDADAQHYGIGIKEIWDVDPAKHEQGLVVHTAGWPLDIVGSENTGGSFLYHLENNQVVVGFIVDLSYSNPHLSPFDEFQRYKHHPVIAQYLEGGKRVAYGARAICKGGLNSLPKMVFNGGALIGCDLGTLNFAKIKGSHTAMKSGMLAADAVADALFAGKVGGDQLTGYVDAFKASWLYDELFRSRNFGPAIHKFGVLGGGAFNYIDQNIFGGKIPFTLHDTKPDYACLKLAADAPKISYPKPDGKLSFDKLSSVFLSNTNHEEEQPCHLKLADPSIPISKNLPMYDEPAQRYCPAGVYEIVTKEDGEKKFQINAQNCVHCKTCDIKDPSQNINWVAPEGTGGPNYPNM
- a CDS encoding alpha/beta hydrolase, with the protein product MKKLIAGLIFLLVGSAALLYLSPATLLAGIQLVERQRAGLTLKQIGVGDLNIHYYEGGPSNAATILMVHGFAANKDNWLRLARYLSQDYRVIALDLPGFGASSKPLGSYDIGTQTERLADVIDALGLTQPHLIGNSMGGHISALYAARYPQNIRSLALLDNAGISSPQPSELRQRLQRSEPNPLVVRSPDDFQRLLEFVFVQPPYLPPSLKRYFAEQAISNSAHYDTVFAHLTERYIPLEPQLAKILAPTLIIWGAEDRVLDVSSVAVMQPLLRHSSAVILPETGHAPMIERPELTAQHYRTFLLTVQNTQNR
- a CDS encoding FAD-binding protein encodes the protein MTILVIAEHTNATLAPATLNTVAAAVKIGGDIHVLVAGAACAAAAEAAGKIAGVAKVLVADNAAFAHQLPENIAPLVAELGKAYSHILAAATSNGKNVLPRVAAALDVDQISEIIAVDSADTFKRPIYAGNAIATVQSSAAVKVITVRATGFDPVAAEGGSAAIEAVAVGGDAGISAFVGEELAKSDRPELTAAKIVVSGGRGMQNGENFKHLYTLADKLGAAVGASRAAVDAGFVPNDMQVGQTGKIVAPQLYIAVGISGAIQHLAGMKDSKVIVAINKDEEAPIFQVADYGLVADLFEAVPELEKLV
- a CDS encoding DUF4398 domain-containing protein codes for the protein MLMLSACASDPAPTEQLRLSEQALSQAKALGISTEQSPSLRLAEEKLALAQAAMQDQDYKQARVLAEQAELDARLAEAEHLTEKSRQQLVELSNAINRLRKQLGSVQ
- a CDS encoding electron transfer flavoprotein subunit beta/FixA family protein, which produces MKVLVAVKRVVDYNVKVRVKADNSGVDLANVKMSMNPFCEIAVEEAVRLKEKGVASEIIVVTIGPTTAQEQLRTALALGADRAILVESADELNSLAVAKLLKAVVDKEQPQLVILGKQSIDSDNNQTGQMLGALTGFAQGTFASKVEVAGDKVHVTREIDGGLQTVALSLPAIVTTDLRLNEPRYASLPNIMKAKKKPLETVTPADLGVSTASTVKTIKVEAPATRSAGIKVKSVAELVEKLKNEAKVI